In the Quercus lobata isolate SW786 chromosome 5, ValleyOak3.0 Primary Assembly, whole genome shotgun sequence genome, one interval contains:
- the LOC115990545 gene encoding adenylate-forming reductase 03009-like: MDIVVPPSNRGCFGIDERVDGSAGALLDFDAGQRIDEDLSFSGIVMDACPFLESIEIFSKKAMNWNKNHFGNIFGKKKRVMAHHNGIQKAIAIYPSHSLLQLEKNLFKELNVLLNQEEFWVQKSRINRLFEGDRNIAFHHMTTIITGPESLGNYHPISLCNIVYKMVTKILVARIWPYLDKLVSPLQSAFVVGRKSVDNAIVVQELIHTISSKKGNMQTQERSSSCRGVAFDIKPHADPFAIKIPWLGSPKELPSFIQRSISKSSSHFCDLDLDDEDHEDIGLEVVEQGNDVEKQIKQTPLPLLTATIHEQASKPSRKKNSRLLVILLDQGFFTVYKGLFSICLILNITGLVLATTRHFSYGKNRTALFAIANILALTQCRSEAFLRVVFWLAVKFLGRSWVPLFIKTATTSLLQSLGGIHSSCGVSSIAWLMYALVLTLKDGDNSSPEIIGVASTILGLLCLSCSSWVFIILTISYDPKAKSYKKDISSSLIKRQEFWFTVSITFLIILPWMTVRRVPIKVFAPSGHAAIVKFDGGVKAGMLGRIIPSPLSERHAFGIISDGKKEHMILAGAVGDFTKSLVSNPPSHLWVRKVHFVGLPYLVNMYDRVLLVATGSGICVFLSFLLQPCSVDVRGWPKDKVIMHDTAVFGRPNLSQLSIDAAKNWSTEIVIVTSNPEGNRDVVNACKAAGISAFGPIWDS; encoded by the exons ATGGATATTGTTGTTCCTCCCTCTAACAGAGGTTGCTTTGGGATTGATGAGAGAGTTGATGGGAGTGCTGGAGCTTTGCTTGACTTTGATGCCGGGCAGAGGATAGACGAAG ATTTATCCTTTTCGGGTATTGTCATGGATGCTTGTCCGTTTCTAGAATCtattgaaattttttccaaGAAAGCCATGAATtggaataaaaatcattttggaaatatttttggTAAGAAGAAGAGAGTTATGGCTCACCATAACGGCATACAAAAAGCCATAGCCATCTACCCCTCGCATTCTTTGCTTCAGTTAGAAAAGAACTTATTCAAAGAGCTTAATGTCTTGTTAAACCAAGAGGAGTTTTGGGTGCAAAAATCTAGAATTAATAGGCTATTTGAGGGTGATAGGAACATTGCCTTTCACCATATGACTACCATT ATAACTGGTCCTGAGAGTTTGGGAAATTACCACCCAATCAGTTTATGCAACATAGTGTACAAGATGGTCACCAAGATTCTTGTTGCTAGAATTTGGCCTTATCTTGATAAACTTGTCTCTCCTCTTCAGTCGGCTTTTGTCGTGGGTAGGAAAAGTGTGGACAATGCCATTGTGGTCCAAGAACTCATCCATACTATTAGTAGCAAGAAAG GAAATATGCAAACCCAAGAAAGGTCTTCGAGCTGCCGAGGCGTGGCTTTTGATATCAAACCTCATGCAGATCCCTTTGCCATCAAAATACCTTGGCTTGGCTCTCCCAAAGAGTTGCCTTCTTTTATTCAGAGGTCTATAAGCAAAAGCAGCAGCCACTTTTGTGATCTTGACCTggacgatgaagatcatgaagatATTGGTTTGGAGGTTGTGGAACAAGGGAACGACGTAGAGAAACAGATCAAGCAAACCCCACTTCCACTTTTGACTGCAACTATACATGAACAAGCATCAAAGCCATCTCGAAAGAAAAATTCGAGGCTGTTAGTTATACTGCTCGACCAAGGGTTTTTCACAGTGTACAAGGGACTCTTTTCAATTTGCTTGATTCTAAACATTACTGGCTTGGTTCTTGCAACCACGAGGCATTTCTCGTATGGGAAGAATAGAACTGCCCTTTTCGCCATTGCCAATATACTTGCTTTGACACAGTGTAGGAGCGAGGCCTTCTTGCGTGTTGTTTTTTGGCTCGCGGTCAAGTTCTTGGGAAGGTCGTGGGTGCCTCTCTTTATTAAGACAGCCACAACATCCCTTCTCCAAAGTCTCGGAGGTATTCATAGTAGCTGTGGTGTCTCTTCAATTGCATGGCTCATGTATGCCTTAGTCCTTACCCTCAAAGATGGAGACAACAGTTCACCTGAGATCATAGGTGTAGCCTCCACCATTCTTGGCCTTCTTTGCCT CTCTTGCTCTTCTTGGGTCTTTATTATTCTTACAATCTCTTATGATCCAAAAGCCAAATCCTACAAAAAAGACATTAGTTCCAGCTTGATCAAACGGCAAGAGTTTTGGTTCACCGTGTCCATCACTTTCTTAATCATCTTGCCATGGATGACAGTGAGACGTGTCCCCATTAAGGTCTTTGCTCCTTCAGGCCACGCCGCAATTGTCAAGTTTGATGGCGGAGTAAAAGCTGGTATGTTGGGTAGGATTATTCCATCCCCTTTATCGGAACGGCACGCATTTGGCATAATTTCTGATGGGAAGAAAGAGCACATGATATTAGCTGGTGCTGTTGGTGACTTCACAAAGTCCTTGGTGTCAAATCCACCAAGCCATTTGTGGGTTCGAAAAGTGCACTTTGTGGGCTTGCCTTATCTTGTTAATATGTATGATAGGGTTTTGTTGGTGGCAACAGGTTCAGGAATTTGTGTGTTTCTATCATTCCTTTTGCAGCCATGTTCTGTTGATGTGCG TGGGTGGCCAAAAGACAAGGTGATTATGCATGATACTGCTGTGTTTGGTCGTCCCAATTTGTCTCAACTGAGCATTGATGCAGCTAAAAATTGGAGCACTGAAATTGTTATTGTTACCAGCAATCCAGAAGGAAACAGAGATGTTGTCAACGCATGCAAGGCAGCTGGAATTTCTGCCTTTGGTCCAATATGGGACTCGTAA